ACTCGCAAGCTCCCCGGGAATCGCCCCGATCAAACTCGCGAGCCAGGCCCCGGTGAAAGGTGAAGCCGTGACCTTCGTAGGCTACGGCTATACCGATTCCCTGGCCAAAGATTCCTTCGATGGAACCAAGCGCATGGGAAGCAATCAGGTGGGAACTGTGGAAGCGAAGAAATTATTCTTCCCGAAACCCCAGGATGACAAGACAAGCCAGGTCTGCCGCGGCGATTCCGGTGGCCCGGTCTTTGCCACCCGTCAGGGCGAATTGGAATTGATCGGCGTGGTGTCCGGCAGCACCGAGGGTGCCGCCAGCAAAACCTGTCGCATCGAAGCTTACGCTGCTCGCGTCGATGCGTTCTTAAGCTGGATTCAGACGGCCGCGAATTAGTATTCGTAACCGAGCTGCAGCATCGTCTTCTCTTCATCACGAGAGACGCCCGGTGCGGTCTGCAGCGAATCAAAGCGGTAGAAGTAGGAATACTTCAGATATATCTGCTTGGTCATGTTGTAGGCCAGGGACGATTCCAGCGACCAGCTGTAGTCGTCTTTCTTCACCCCGCTCACAGGATCCACGTTCTTCGTGGTCACAGGTTGGTAGAAGCTCACGAGCGCA
This genomic stretch from Oligoflexus sp. harbors:
- a CDS encoding S1 family peptidase yields the protein MPIARHIAPCVLFSSLLFGCGSASPSDSQQKIYQGKITSDYAAVGLLVRDGKLWCSATLIGPELVLSAGHCFEGKSEKPASLFIEFNGGSIRTQVTDVIVHPQYSDWFGRVTQDFALLKLASSPGIAPIKLASQAPVKGEAVTFVGYGYTDSLAKDSFDGTKRMGSNQVGTVEAKKLFFPKPQDDKTSQVCRGDSGGPVFATRQGELELIGVVSGSTEGAASKTCRIEAYAARVDAFLSWIQTAAN